The following coding sequences lie in one Hyphomonas adhaerens MHS-3 genomic window:
- a CDS encoding citrate synthase, which produces MENKTKQNGIAKLDVAGNSYDLPVLSGTHGPDVIDIRRVYAETNHFTFDPGFTSTASCESQITFIDGDEGVLLHRGYPIGQLAEQSTFPEVCHLILYGELPSTSELEVFNDTIKQHTLLHTQMDRFFEGFRRDSHPMAMLTATVGGLASFYPGAMDSEDPAERRLNSIRLLAKMPTLCARILKYNLGQKYVDPRNEYSYAENFLNMCFSVSAEDYKVDPAIAKAMDRFFILHADHEQNASTSTVRLAGSSGAHPFAAVAAGVACLWGPSHGGANEACLNMLHQIGSVDRIPEYIEKAKDKNDPFRLMGFGHRVYKNYDPRAKVMRESAHEVLDLLGLKDTPILKVAMELERIALEDEYFIDKKLYPNVDFYSGIILDAIGFPKQMFTVLFSLARTVGWVAQLNEMIDDPTQRIGRPRQIYTGAAKRDYVPIEKR; this is translated from the coding sequence ATGGAAAACAAGACGAAACAAAACGGCATTGCAAAACTGGATGTTGCCGGAAATTCCTACGACCTTCCGGTTTTGTCCGGAACACACGGTCCGGACGTGATCGATATCCGCCGCGTATATGCAGAGACCAACCACTTCACGTTCGACCCGGGCTTCACGTCGACCGCCAGCTGTGAAAGCCAGATTACGTTTATCGATGGGGACGAAGGCGTTCTCCTTCACCGCGGTTACCCGATCGGGCAACTCGCCGAACAATCCACCTTCCCGGAAGTTTGCCACCTGATCCTGTACGGTGAACTTCCATCGACGTCCGAACTTGAAGTGTTCAACGACACCATCAAGCAGCATACCCTGCTGCACACTCAGATGGACCGCTTCTTCGAAGGTTTCCGCCGCGACAGCCACCCGATGGCCATGCTGACGGCAACCGTGGGCGGTCTCGCCTCCTTCTATCCTGGCGCCATGGATAGCGAGGACCCTGCTGAGCGCCGTTTGAACTCGATCCGCCTTTTGGCCAAGATGCCGACCCTTTGTGCCCGCATCCTGAAGTACAATCTGGGCCAGAAATACGTCGATCCCCGGAACGAGTACTCGTACGCTGAGAACTTCCTGAACATGTGCTTCTCGGTTTCGGCCGAAGATTACAAAGTGGACCCGGCTATCGCCAAGGCCATGGACCGCTTCTTCATTCTTCACGCCGATCACGAGCAGAACGCATCGACATCGACCGTGCGCCTTGCCGGGTCTTCCGGTGCGCACCCGTTCGCCGCTGTCGCTGCAGGCGTTGCATGCCTCTGGGGCCCGAGCCATGGCGGCGCGAACGAGGCTTGCCTCAACATGCTGCATCAAATTGGCTCGGTAGATCGGATCCCGGAATACATCGAAAAAGCCAAGGACAAGAATGACCCGTTCCGTCTGATGGGCTTCGGTCACCGCGTTTACAAGAATTACGACCCCCGCGCCAAAGTGATGCGCGAGTCGGCACACGAAGTGCTCGATCTGCTGGGCCTGAAGGATACGCCAATCCTGAAAGTCGCGATGGAGCTGGAGCGCATCGCGCTTGAAGATGAATACTTCATCGACAAGAAGCTCTATCCAAATGTCGATTTCTATTCGGGTATCATTCTCGACGCGATTGGCTTCCCGAAGCAGATGTTCACCGTGCTGTTCTCTCTCGCCCGTACCGTCGGCTGGGTCGCACAGCTGAACGAAATGATCGACGATCCGACCCAGCGCATCGGCCGCCCGCGCCAGATCTATACCGGCGCAGCGAAACGGGACTATGTTCCGATCGAAAAACGCTGA
- the purQ gene encoding phosphoribosylformylglycinamidine synthase subunit PurQ has protein sequence MKTAVIVFPGSNCDRDAHDALLKVTGKAPAMVWHKDGTIPEGTDFVMVPGGFSYGDYLRCGAMAGNSPIISQLKAHAARGGYVLGVCNGFQILCETGLLPGALMRNASLHFVCKPQSLTVETSNTAFTSAYKGRGEVVIPIAHHDGNYFADDATLDRIEGEGHVAFRYASGSNPNGSARDIAGILSENGRVLGLMPHPERAIGGHEGGDDGIGLFESLLSAA, from the coding sequence ATGAAAACCGCTGTCATCGTCTTCCCTGGCTCGAACTGTGATCGTGATGCCCACGATGCGCTCCTCAAGGTGACCGGCAAGGCCCCGGCCATGGTCTGGCACAAGGACGGAACGATCCCTGAAGGCACTGATTTCGTCATGGTGCCGGGAGGTTTCTCCTACGGGGATTACCTGCGCTGCGGGGCCATGGCAGGCAATTCACCCATCATCTCGCAGCTGAAAGCCCACGCCGCCCGCGGCGGCTATGTATTGGGCGTCTGCAATGGCTTCCAGATTCTTTGCGAGACCGGGCTTCTTCCTGGGGCGCTCATGCGAAACGCGTCGTTGCATTTCGTATGCAAACCCCAGTCGCTCACTGTCGAAACGTCGAACACAGCCTTCACAAGTGCTTACAAAGGGCGCGGCGAAGTGGTCATCCCGATCGCCCACCATGATGGCAACTATTTCGCAGATGATGCCACGCTGGACCGGATTGAGGGCGAAGGCCACGTCGCATTCCGCTATGCATCCGGCAGCAACCCAAATGGGTCTGCCCGTGATATCGCCGGCATCCTGAGTGAAAATGGACGCGTGCTGGGTCTTATGCCGCATCCCGAGCGAGCAATTGGCGGACATGAAGGCGGTGACGACGGCATCGGCCTTTTCGAAAGCCTGCTGAGTGCGGCTTGA